A genomic stretch from Flavobacterium humidisoli includes:
- a CDS encoding SDR family NAD(P)-dependent oxidoreductase, which yields MKNIIVTGTSRGIGYELALKFAEAGHQVLAISRKIPQALLEHQNVTCLSVDLADETALGQVENFLSSTWKKVDAVVHNAGALLLKPFEQTTQADFENIYKVNVFAVANLTRICIPYLEKGSHVVTISSIGGVRGSLKFAGLAAYSSSKGAVITLTELLAEEYKEKGISFNVLALGSVQTEMLNEAFPGYQAQISAEGMATYIYDFTLNGNKYFNGKVLEVSSTNP from the coding sequence ATGAAAAATATTATCGTTACAGGAACAAGCAGAGGAATTGGTTACGAATTAGCCTTGAAATTTGCCGAAGCAGGTCATCAGGTTTTGGCCATTTCCAGAAAAATACCGCAAGCACTTTTAGAACATCAAAATGTAACTTGTCTATCTGTTGATTTGGCAGATGAAACGGCTTTGGGTCAGGTTGAAAATTTTCTTTCTTCAACATGGAAAAAAGTAGACGCAGTGGTTCACAATGCGGGTGCTTTACTTTTAAAACCTTTTGAGCAGACTACGCAGGCAGATTTTGAAAATATTTATAAAGTGAATGTTTTTGCCGTTGCCAATTTAACTCGTATCTGTATTCCGTATTTAGAAAAAGGAAGTCATGTTGTGACTATAAGTTCCATTGGTGGGGTTCGTGGAAGTTTGAAATTTGCCGGATTAGCAGCATATAGTTCAAGCAAAGGCGCAGTAATTACTTTAACTGAATTATTGGCTGAAGAATATAAAGAAAAAGGAATTTCATTTAATGTTTTGGCTTTGGGTTCTGTTCAAACTGAAATGCTGAATGAAGCTTTCCCTGGTTATCAAGCTCAAATTTCTGCTGAAGGAATGGCAACTTATATTTATGATTTTACATTAAATGGGAATAAATATTTTAACGGAAAAGTTTTAGAAGTTTCTTCAACAAATCCTTAA
- a CDS encoding M20/M25/M40 family metallo-hydrolase, with amino-acid sequence MRKLYFLLPFIFLACKSGTSTSNKNEAKTDSKPIEISYKVKETEISDFLKYLSSDELEGRETGTKGIEKAAVFLEDFLKKNKIKPYFKTYRDTLTNFDSPAFNIVGVIEGTDPQLKKEFVVLSAHYDHIGLEKKEQADKINNGANDDASGVTSVAAMAKYFSETKANKRSILIVFFAGEEKGLLGSKSLVEKLKKQNFNLYTQLNIEMIGVPMKRDYLAYITGFDKSNMAQKINEYTGKNTIGFLPKEAEYQLFYRSDNYSFFQAFGKPCQSLSTFDFENFDYYHHVSDEFKLMDIPHITAFTQELLPAVTKIAVSPTQEITMNK; translated from the coding sequence ATGAGAAAGCTATACTTTTTGCTTCCATTTATTTTTTTAGCATGTAAATCAGGAACTTCAACTTCAAATAAAAATGAGGCAAAAACAGATTCAAAGCCAATAGAAATTAGCTATAAAGTAAAAGAAACTGAAATTTCAGATTTTCTAAAATATCTTTCTTCTGATGAGTTGGAAGGCCGTGAGACAGGAACGAAAGGAATTGAAAAAGCTGCGGTTTTCTTGGAAGACTTTTTAAAGAAAAATAAAATCAAACCCTATTTTAAAACCTATCGTGATACTTTGACCAATTTTGATTCGCCAGCTTTCAATATTGTTGGAGTTATTGAAGGAACAGATCCTCAATTAAAAAAAGAATTTGTTGTCCTGAGCGCGCATTACGATCATATTGGTTTAGAAAAAAAAGAACAAGCCGATAAAATAAATAATGGGGCAAACGATGATGCTTCGGGGGTAACTTCTGTAGCGGCAATGGCAAAATATTTTAGCGAAACTAAAGCGAATAAGCGAAGCATCTTAATTGTGTTTTTTGCTGGAGAAGAAAAAGGATTACTAGGATCAAAAAGTTTAGTAGAGAAATTGAAAAAACAAAATTTTAATCTTTATACGCAATTAAATATAGAAATGATCGGCGTGCCAATGAAACGAGATTATTTGGCTTACATAACTGGTTTTGATAAATCAAACATGGCGCAAAAAATAAACGAATACACAGGAAAAAATACAATCGGTTTTTTACCGAAAGAAGCAGAGTATCAATTATTCTACCGTTCTGATAATTATTCGTTTTTTCAAGCTTTTGGAAAACCATGCCAATCCTTAAGCACTTTCGATTTTGAAAATTTTGATTACTATCACCATGTTTCAGACGAATTTAAATTAATGGATATTCCTCATATTACAGCATTCACGCAAGAATTGTTGCCTGCAGTAACCAAAATTGCGGTTTCACCAACGCAAGAAATAACCATGAACAAATAA
- a CDS encoding acyl-CoA dehydrogenase, translating into MDFNLTEEHLMIQQAARDFAQNELLPGVIERDENQTFPTEQIKKMGELGFMGMMVDPKYGGSGLDAISYVIAMEEISKVDASASVVMSVNNSLVCWGLQEYGTEEQKQKYLPGLASGEIHGAFCLSEPEAGSDATSQKTTAVDMGDHYLVNGTKNWITNGNTASVYLVIAQTHPELKHKGINALIMTKDMPGFSVGPKEQKMGIRGSDTHSLMFSDVKVPKENRIGEDGFGFKFAMKTLAGGRIGIASQALGIASGAYELALKYSKERKAFGTEICNHQAIAFKLADMAVNIEAARHLCMKAAWDKDNHKNYDVSGAMAKLFASQVAMDTSVEAVQIHGGNGYVKEYHVERFMRDAKITQIYEGTSEIQKIVISRAVIAG; encoded by the coding sequence ATGGATTTTAATCTTACCGAAGAACATTTAATGATTCAGCAGGCAGCGAGAGATTTTGCTCAAAATGAATTATTGCCGGGAGTTATTGAACGTGACGAAAACCAGACTTTTCCAACTGAGCAAATCAAAAAAATGGGTGAGCTTGGATTTATGGGAATGATGGTTGATCCAAAATATGGAGGAAGCGGTTTAGACGCTATTTCTTATGTTATTGCAATGGAAGAAATCTCTAAAGTAGATGCTTCTGCATCTGTTGTAATGTCTGTAAATAATTCATTAGTTTGTTGGGGATTACAAGAATATGGTACCGAAGAGCAAAAACAAAAATATCTTCCAGGCTTGGCTTCTGGAGAAATTCACGGTGCTTTCTGTTTGAGCGAGCCAGAAGCAGGAAGTGATGCAACTTCGCAAAAAACAACTGCGGTTGACATGGGAGATCATTATTTGGTTAATGGTACAAAAAACTGGATCACAAACGGAAATACAGCATCTGTATATTTAGTAATTGCACAAACACATCCAGAATTAAAGCACAAAGGAATCAATGCTTTGATTATGACGAAAGATATGCCAGGTTTTTCAGTTGGTCCGAAAGAACAGAAAATGGGAATCCGTGGTTCTGATACGCACTCCTTAATGTTTTCTGATGTTAAAGTTCCAAAAGAAAATAGAATAGGTGAAGATGGTTTTGGATTTAAATTTGCAATGAAAACTCTTGCAGGAGGTAGAATTGGAATCGCTTCTCAAGCATTAGGAATTGCTTCTGGAGCTTACGAATTGGCCTTAAAATATTCTAAAGAGCGTAAAGCGTTTGGAACTGAAATCTGCAACCATCAGGCAATTGCTTTTAAATTGGCAGATATGGCAGTAAATATCGAAGCAGCGCGTCATTTATGTATGAAAGCAGCTTGGGATAAAGACAATCATAAAAATTACGACGTGAGCGGTGCAATGGCAAAATTATTTGCTTCTCAAGTTGCAATGGATACTTCAGTTGAAGCTGTTCAAATTCACGGAGGAAACGGGTATGTAAAAGAATACCACGTAGAGCGTTTCATGCGTGATGCTAAAATCACTCAGATTTACGAAGGAACTTCTGAAATTCAGAAAATCGTAATTTCTAGAGCAGTTATTGCGGGATAA
- a CDS encoding chalcone isomerase family protein yields MKKILLLLIVLLSLQFSTVSAQTQIEVNGVTVPRKIEFQGKSLQLNGAGGRSKMWLEVYVQALYLSQLAQDPQFIIDSDTEMAVRIEITSSMVSSNKLTKAMNTGFEKSAGANLEQLRPRIEQLKSFLSDAITEKDVFVLAYNPFDQNVYVSKNEVLKGKIPGFDFKKALFGIWLSDKPVDETLKKHLLGQ; encoded by the coding sequence ATGAAAAAGATTTTACTTTTACTGATAGTCCTTCTAAGCTTACAATTTTCTACTGTTTCAGCACAAACTCAAATCGAAGTTAACGGTGTAACAGTTCCTAGAAAAATAGAATTTCAAGGCAAGTCATTACAGTTAAACGGGGCAGGCGGAAGATCAAAAATGTGGCTAGAAGTATATGTTCAGGCATTGTATTTATCTCAATTAGCTCAAGATCCGCAATTCATTATCGATAGTGACACTGAAATGGCTGTTAGAATCGAAATTACTTCTTCTATGGTTTCTTCAAACAAACTAACAAAAGCAATGAACACAGGTTTTGAAAAATCTGCAGGAGCAAATCTTGAACAATTACGTCCTAGAATCGAACAACTAAAAAGTTTTTTAAGTGACGCAATTACAGAAAAAGATGTATTCGTTTTAGCTTACAACCCTTTTGACCAAAATGTTTACGTTTCTAAAAACGAAGTCTTGAAAGGAAAAATTCCTGGATTTGATTTCAAAAAAGCGTTATTCGGAATCTGGCTTTCTGACAAACCAGTTGACGAAACTTTGAAAAAACATTTATTAGGACAATAG
- a CDS encoding Glu/Leu/Phe/Val dehydrogenase dimerization domain-containing protein, whose translation MKDLLQQFENKAPEIVFNWKDSETEAEGWTVINSLRGGAAGGGTRMRKGLDMNEVLSLAKTMEVKFSVSGPAIGGAKSGINFDPNDPRKKGVLQRWYKAVSPLLKSYYGTGGDLNVDEIHEVIPMTEECGVWHPQEGVFNGHFKPTEADKINRIGQLRQGVIKVIENPKFSPDVTRKYTVADMITGYGVAEAVRHFYATYGGDIKGKKAIVQGFGNVGSAAAFYLAEMGAKVIGIIDRDGGLIKEDGFSFEEIRTLFLNKDGNKLVAENMIPFDEINSKIWTIGAEIFTPCAASRLVTQAQIDSLIANGLEVISCGANVPFADKEIFFGSIMEQVDQKVSLIPDFISNCGMARVFAYFMEKKVQMTDEAIFNDTSETIKNAIVKAHALNSSKTNISATAFEIALKQLV comes from the coding sequence ATGAAAGATTTATTACAACAATTTGAAAACAAAGCACCTGAAATTGTTTTCAATTGGAAAGATTCTGAAACAGAAGCCGAAGGGTGGACTGTTATTAATTCACTTCGTGGAGGAGCTGCGGGTGGAGGAACAAGAATGAGAAAAGGCTTAGACATGAATGAAGTTTTGTCATTGGCAAAAACTATGGAAGTTAAATTCTCAGTTTCTGGTCCTGCAATTGGAGGAGCTAAATCTGGAATTAACTTTGATCCAAACGATCCTCGCAAAAAAGGTGTTTTGCAGCGTTGGTACAAAGCCGTTTCTCCGTTATTGAAAAGCTATTATGGAACTGGAGGAGATTTGAATGTTGATGAGATTCACGAAGTTATTCCAATGACAGAAGAATGTGGTGTTTGGCATCCGCAAGAAGGAGTTTTCAACGGACACTTTAAACCAACAGAAGCTGATAAAATTAATAGAATAGGCCAATTACGTCAAGGTGTAATTAAGGTTATCGAAAACCCGAAATTCTCTCCAGACGTAACTAGAAAATATACAGTTGCCGATATGATTACGGGTTATGGCGTTGCCGAAGCGGTTCGTCATTTTTACGCAACTTACGGAGGAGACATAAAAGGCAAAAAAGCAATTGTGCAAGGTTTTGGAAACGTAGGCTCTGCTGCAGCTTTTTATCTAGCTGAAATGGGAGCGAAAGTAATCGGAATTATTGATCGCGACGGCGGACTGATTAAAGAAGATGGTTTTTCTTTTGAAGAAATCAGAACGTTATTTTTAAATAAAGACGGAAATAAATTGGTTGCTGAAAATATGATTCCGTTTGATGAAATCAATTCTAAAATTTGGACAATCGGTGCCGAGATTTTTACACCTTGCGCTGCATCTAGATTGGTAACTCAAGCACAAATTGATAGCTTAATCGCAAACGGATTGGAAGTTATTTCATGCGGAGCAAATGTTCCTTTTGCTGACAAAGAAATTTTCTTTGGCTCTATTATGGAGCAAGTAGACCAAAAAGTAAGTTTAATTCCTGACTTTATCTCAAACTGCGGAATGGCAAGAGTTTTTGCTTATTTCATGGAGAAAAAAGTTCAAATGACTGATGAAGCTATTTTTAACGACACATCCGAAACGATTAAAAATGCAATTGTTAAAGCTCACGCTTTGAATTCGTCAAAAACAAATATTAGTGCAACTGCTTTTGAAATTGCTTTGAAACAATTAGTGTAG
- a CDS encoding energy transducer TonB has product MSSSISSDQKKSLLFTTAIYAVIIALLLLIRFWPPYNPENNVALADGGGGGGGVTVNFGDSDLGSGANYKSEVLDVKNNVKQAPAKATPEEEAIISQENTTADNDVVIPTKEKPKKPVPVEKPVQKPVPEKPKVSNSTNDALASIMKGSNKGGDGDDKAAGNKGKANGSLNSNGYYGSGGSGGGTGGGNGTGNGIGTGSGYGAGSGGGSGGGSGYNLNGRKALSKPAPKYTCNEEGKVVVEVTVDQNGKTISATPGVKGTTNTASCLLEQAKIAALNTKWSADANAAAKQVGKIIYNFSLD; this is encoded by the coding sequence ATGAGTTCCTCAATTTCTTCAGATCAAAAGAAATCATTACTATTCACCACTGCGATATATGCAGTAATTATTGCATTGCTGCTATTAATACGTTTTTGGCCTCCTTATAATCCTGAAAACAATGTAGCTCTTGCTGATGGCGGAGGTGGCGGCGGAGGCGTAACGGTAAATTTTGGAGATAGCGATTTAGGTTCTGGAGCCAATTATAAGAGCGAAGTTCTAGATGTAAAAAACAATGTAAAACAAGCGCCCGCAAAAGCAACTCCTGAAGAAGAAGCTATAATTAGTCAAGAGAATACAACTGCCGATAATGATGTTGTAATTCCGACAAAAGAGAAACCAAAGAAACCGGTTCCTGTTGAAAAACCTGTACAGAAACCTGTTCCTGAAAAACCAAAAGTTTCTAATTCAACAAACGATGCACTAGCAAGCATTATGAAAGGTTCCAATAAAGGTGGTGACGGAGACGATAAAGCAGCTGGAAATAAAGGAAAAGCAAACGGAAGTTTAAATTCTAACGGATATTATGGCTCTGGAGGTTCTGGCGGAGGAACTGGAGGCGGTAACGGAACTGGAAACGGCATTGGTACTGGAAGCGGTTACGGAGCTGGAAGTGGTGGAGGTTCTGGTGGAGGTTCAGGTTATAATCTAAACGGAAGAAAAGCATTGTCTAAGCCAGCTCCTAAATATACTTGCAATGAAGAAGGAAAAGTAGTTGTAGAAGTTACAGTTGACCAAAACGGAAAAACAATAAGCGCAACTCCAGGAGTAAAAGGAACGACCAATACAGCAAGCTGTTTGTTAGAACAAGCTAAAATTGCAGCATTAAATACAAAATGGTCGGCAGATGCAAATGCTGCAGCAAAACAAGTGGGAAAAATTATTTATAATTTTAGTTTGGATTAA
- a CDS encoding ExbD/TolR family protein has protein sequence MSIKRKRRFHAEVATSSLSDIMFFLLLFFLIISTLANPNVIKMTLPKAKANEKTNKQLISLSVTEDKKFYIDKQEVDFENLETSLMSKIGTDKEQTVVVRIPFNLQVQDLVDVLQIGVKNNLKFVIATSPK, from the coding sequence ATGTCTATTAAAAGAAAAAGAAGATTTCATGCCGAAGTTGCGACTTCATCTTTGAGCGACATTATGTTTTTCCTGCTGTTGTTTTTCTTAATTATCTCAACACTGGCAAATCCGAATGTGATTAAGATGACATTGCCAAAAGCTAAAGCGAATGAAAAGACCAATAAACAATTAATTAGTTTATCGGTTACCGAAGATAAAAAGTTCTACATTGACAAACAGGAAGTCGATTTTGAAAATCTAGAAACTAGTTTAATGTCAAAAATAGGAACAGACAAAGAACAAACCGTTGTTGTTCGAATTCCGTTTAATCTGCAAGTTCAAGATTTAGTAGACGTTTTACAGATAGGAGTGAAGAACAATTTGAAATTTGTAATTGCCACGAGTCCAAAATAA
- a CDS encoding MotA/TolQ/ExbB proton channel family protein, with protein sequence MFSFIQLQTDTIANASNVVIEKIAAPQNEISMFGFIMKGGVFLIPIAILLFYTIYLIFERYMYISRASRIDSRLMQDIGEKLHSGNIELARTIVERNNTAAGNILKEGVLVIGRPIAEIESNMDRAADIEIGEMERHLGHLGLIAGIAPTLGFIGTISGVIKIFYSISVTENISIGNISGGLYEKMISSGSGLIVGIIAYSAYHLLNGKIDNFALKIQKQILEFVNIIQRA encoded by the coding sequence ATGTTTAGTTTTATTCAGTTACAAACAGATACAATCGCAAATGCTTCAAATGTAGTGATCGAGAAGATTGCAGCGCCGCAAAATGAAATTTCAATGTTTGGTTTCATCATGAAAGGAGGAGTGTTCCTAATTCCAATCGCGATTTTATTGTTTTATACTATCTACCTGATTTTTGAACGTTATATGTACATTAGCCGTGCTTCTAGAATTGATAGTAGATTAATGCAGGATATTGGTGAGAAATTGCATTCTGGAAATATTGAATTAGCAAGAACAATTGTAGAAAGAAATAATACCGCAGCTGGAAATATTTTGAAAGAGGGAGTTTTAGTAATTGGAAGACCAATTGCCGAAATCGAATCCAATATGGATCGCGCTGCCGATATCGAGATTGGCGAAATGGAAAGACATTTAGGTCATCTTGGACTTATTGCTGGTATTGCGCCAACGCTTGGTTTTATCGGAACGATTTCTGGAGTTATCAAAATTTTCTACAGCATTTCGGTTACCGAAAATATTAGTATTGGAAACATTTCTGGAGGTTTATATGAGAAAATGATCAGTTCTGGTTCTGGATTAATTGTGGGTATTATTGCCTATAGTGCGTACCACTTATTAAACGGAAAGATTGATAATTTTGCTTTAAAAATTCAGAAACAGATTTTAGAATTTGTCAATATAATTCAAAGAGCATAA
- a CDS encoding bifunctional folylpolyglutamate synthase/dihydrofolate synthase, protein MNYQETTNWMFNQLPMYQLQGASAYKEDLTNIKLLAAHLDNPQNDLKCIHVAGTNGKGSTSHMLSSVLQEAGYKVGLYTSPHLKDFRERIKINGKEISEAFVIEFIAKHKDFFEANDMSFFEMSVGLAFDYFAAEKVDIAIIEVGLGGRLDATNIITPLVSVITNIGLDHTQFLGNTLEAIAGEKAGIIKPNVPVVIGEYTDETKPVFLAKAEANNAPISFASDLIDQIYLSDLIGDYQFHNKKTVQQTISILNNETDFKISIEQLKEGLLHVVKNTGLQGRWQQLGESPKIICDTAHNKHGLSVVMNQLKNEKYEKLHIVLGVVNDKDLDSILPLFPKEAQYYFCNPDSSRALPAETLQSEAKKHDLIGEKYDSVAIAFAEAKKNASENDFIYVGGSTFVVAELPLN, encoded by the coding sequence ATGAACTATCAAGAGACCACCAATTGGATGTTTAATCAACTTCCAATGTACCAATTGCAAGGTGCTTCGGCTTATAAAGAAGATTTAACGAATATTAAATTGTTGGCGGCTCATCTTGATAATCCGCAAAACGATTTAAAATGTATTCACGTTGCAGGAACAAACGGAAAAGGTTCTACCTCACATATGCTTTCGTCTGTTTTACAAGAAGCAGGTTATAAAGTCGGATTATACACTTCTCCGCACTTGAAAGATTTTAGAGAAAGAATAAAAATAAACGGTAAAGAAATCTCTGAGGCATTCGTGATTGAATTCATCGCAAAACACAAAGATTTTTTTGAAGCAAATGATATGAGTTTCTTCGAAATGTCGGTTGGATTGGCTTTTGATTATTTTGCTGCAGAAAAAGTAGATATTGCGATTATCGAAGTTGGTCTTGGCGGAAGATTGGATGCTACTAATATTATTACGCCTTTGGTTTCGGTAATTACCAATATTGGTTTAGATCATACTCAGTTTTTAGGAAATACGTTGGAAGCAATCGCGGGCGAAAAAGCGGGAATTATTAAACCGAACGTTCCTGTTGTTATTGGCGAATATACAGATGAGACCAAACCTGTATTTCTAGCAAAAGCCGAAGCAAACAATGCGCCGATTTCTTTCGCATCTGATTTAATTGATCAGATTTATTTGTCTGACTTGATTGGCGATTATCAATTTCATAATAAAAAAACGGTTCAACAGACAATTTCTATTTTGAATAATGAAACCGATTTTAAAATTTCGATCGAACAGTTGAAAGAAGGTTTATTGCATGTTGTAAAAAATACGGGTTTACAAGGAAGATGGCAGCAATTGGGAGAAAGCCCGAAAATTATTTGCGACACGGCGCATAACAAACACGGATTATCGGTTGTAATGAATCAGCTGAAGAATGAAAAATACGAGAAACTTCATATTGTTTTAGGAGTGGTTAATGATAAAGATTTAGATTCTATTTTGCCACTTTTTCCAAAAGAAGCGCAATATTATTTCTGCAATCCAGATTCGTCACGAGCTTTACCAGCCGAAACTTTACAAAGTGAAGCAAAAAAACACGATTTGATTGGGGAAAAATACGATTCTGTTGCCATCGCTTTCGCGGAAGCGAAGAAAAATGCTTCAGAAAATGATTTTATTTATGTTGGCGGAAGCACTTTTGTCGTTGCTGAATTGCCTTTGAACTAA
- a CDS encoding site-specific integrase, whose translation MLESSFGLTFFLKAPRKKNNLRYIYLRVIVDGIPKETSTKRKWDINRWDQKAERAVGTKEDAKTTNFFLTTIETKVNQYRNDLLYAESSITSQKIIDFIMGRIAPKVKVIEEFLKHNDELLALVGKGEYAIGTHERFEISKKHVKEFLLFKFNLEDMEFRDLNYEFIKDYEFYLKTVKNCNNNTALKYITNFRKIVRRAIDKEIIKEDPFKKFTGKKTKTKKKPLTAVELHKIENHIFSTPRLTVIRDVFIFQCYTGLAYIDAFQLQKEDIKIGIDGEYWIMSDRQKTESETNIPLLPKALEIIKKYKDHPLCLSRGTVLPVKSNQKMNAYLKEIADLCGITSVLNTHKARRTFGSTVTLANDVPIHIVKEMLGHKSVQQTEEYAITEQQTVGRQMIELRNKLNKKASFDSDNGLLILEKLENEILDLKKKFAISGKSGY comes from the coding sequence ATGTTAGAAAGCAGTTTTGGATTAACCTTCTTTTTGAAGGCTCCACGTAAAAAGAACAATCTCAGGTATATTTACCTAAGAGTTATCGTTGATGGAATCCCTAAAGAAACTTCCACTAAACGTAAATGGGATATTAACAGATGGGATCAAAAAGCCGAAAGAGCAGTAGGTACAAAAGAAGATGCCAAGACCACTAATTTTTTTCTTACTACAATTGAGACTAAAGTTAATCAATACAGAAATGATTTACTTTATGCGGAAAGTTCGATTACATCTCAAAAAATAATAGACTTTATTATGGGAAGAATAGCCCCAAAAGTAAAAGTCATTGAGGAATTCCTAAAGCATAATGACGAATTACTAGCTCTTGTAGGCAAGGGAGAATATGCTATTGGAACACATGAACGTTTTGAAATATCTAAAAAACATGTAAAAGAATTTCTATTATTTAAATTCAACTTGGAAGATATGGAATTCAGGGATTTAAATTACGAATTTATAAAAGATTATGAATTTTATCTCAAAACCGTTAAGAACTGCAATAACAACACTGCGTTAAAGTACATTACAAATTTTAGAAAAATTGTAAGACGAGCAATTGACAAAGAAATTATTAAGGAAGATCCTTTCAAAAAATTTACTGGTAAAAAGACAAAAACTAAGAAAAAACCACTCACAGCAGTAGAGTTGCATAAGATTGAGAACCATATTTTTTCTACTCCAAGATTAACCGTTATACGCGATGTTTTTATCTTCCAATGTTATACTGGTCTTGCATACATTGATGCATTTCAACTTCAGAAAGAAGATATTAAAATCGGTATTGATGGCGAATACTGGATTATGTCTGACCGTCAAAAAACAGAATCAGAAACAAACATTCCATTGCTGCCGAAAGCTCTTGAAATTATAAAGAAATACAAAGATCATCCACTTTGTCTTAGTAGAGGGACTGTTCTTCCTGTAAAATCAAATCAGAAAATGAATGCTTATCTAAAAGAGATTGCTGATCTATGTGGCATTACTTCTGTATTAAATACTCATAAAGCAAGACGGACTTTTGGAAGTACTGTTACACTTGCTAATGATGTACCGATTCACATTGTAAAAGAAATGCTCGGTCATAAATCGGTACAACAAACGGAAGAATATGCAATAACCGAGCAACAGACAGTTGGTCGACAGATGATTGAATTGAGAAATAAACTAAATAAAAAAGCATCCTTCGACTCCGACAATGGTTTATTAATTTTGGAAAAACTTGAAAATGAAATTCTAGATTTAAAGAAAAAATTTGCTATCAGCGGAAAAAGTGGTTACTAA